The Homo sapiens chromosome 5, GRCh38.p14 Primary Assembly genome includes a window with the following:
- the HNRNPH1 gene encoding heterogeneous nuclear ribonucleoprotein H isoform w (isoform w is encoded by transcript variant 49), giving the protein MMLGTEGGEGFVVKVRGLPWSCSADEVQRFFSDCKIQNGAQGIRFIYTREGRPSGEAFVELESEDEVKLALKKDRETMGHRYVEVFKSNNVEMDWVLKHTGPNSPDTANDGFVRLRGLPFGCSKEEIVQFFSGYGGYDDYNGYNDGYGFGSDRFGRDLNYCFSGMSDHRYGDGGSTFQSTTGHCVHMRGLPYRATENDIYNFFSPLNPVRVHIEIGPDGRVTGEADVEFATHEDAVAAMSKDKANMQHRYVELFLNSTAGASGGAYGSQMLGGMGLSNQSSYGGPASQQLSGGYGGGYGGQSSMSGYDQVLQENSSDFQSNIA; this is encoded by the exons ATGATGTTGGGCACGGAAGGTGGAGAGGGATTCGTGGTGAAGGTCCGGGGCTTGCCCTGGTCTTGCTCGGCCGATGAAGTGCAGAGGTTTTTTTCTG ACTGCAAAATTCAAAATGGGGCTCAAGGTATTCGTTTCATCTACACCAGAGAAGGCAGACCAAGTGGCGAGGCTTTTGTTGAACTTGAATCAGAAGATGAAGTCAAATTGGCCctgaaaaaagacagagaaactaTGGGACACAGATATGTTGAAG TATTCAAGTCAAACAACGTTGAAATGGATTGGGTGTTGAAGCATACTGGTCCAAATAGTCCTGACACGGCCAATGATGGCTTTGTACGGCTTAGAGGACTTCCCTTTGGATGTAGCAAGGAAGAAATTGTTCAGTTCTTCTCAG GCTATGGAGGCTATGATGATTACAATGGCTATAATGATGGCTATGGATTTGGGTCAGATAGATTTGGAAGAG ACCTCAATTACTGTTTTTCAGGAATGTCTGATCACAGATACGGGGATGGTGGCTCTACTTTCCAGAGCACAACAGGACACTGTGTACACATGCGGGGATTACCTTACAGAGCTACTGAGAATGACATTTATAAT TTTTTTTCACCGCTCAACCCTGTGAGAGTACACATTGAAATTGGTCCTGATGGCAGAGTAACTGGTGAAGCAGATGTCGAGTTCGCAACTCATGAAGATGCTGTGGCAGCTATGTCAAAAGACAAAGCAAATATGC aaCACAGATATGTAGAACTCTTCTTGAATTCTACAGCAGGAGCAAGCGGTGGTGCTTACGGTAGCCAAATGCTAGGAGGCATGGGTTTGT caaaccagtccaGCTACGGGGGCCCAGCCAGCCAGCAGCTGAGTGGGGGTTACGGAGGCGGCTACGGTGGCCAGAGCAGCATGAGTGGATACG ACCAAGTTTTACAGGAAAACTCCAGTGATTTTCAATCAAACATTGCATag